In Pseudomonas sp. P5_109, the genomic window CTGTGGATAAGTCTGCGCGAAATGCACCCACGGGGAGTTATCCACAAGCTTCTTCAAACGCTGGTTGAAGGCTCGGCTCACCGCATACTGACCACCGGACACCGTGCGAAACTGCGCGGTCAGCACCACGCCGTTGAGGTCCATCCTGTCCACGCCAAACACATCCAGCGGCCCTTGCAGGTTGTAGCGCAGGAACGGGTCGTTGCTGATGGAATGCCCGGCCTCGCGGATCAGTTCGATGGCCTTGTCGACATCGGTGTCGTAGGTGAATTGCACCGAGAAAAACGCATAGGCGAATTGCCGCGATTGGTTGGTCACCGCCTTGATCTGCCCGAACGGCACCGAGTGCACGAAGCCCTTGCCGTCGCGCAGGCGCAAGGTGCGGATGGTCAGACCTTCGACCGTGCCGGCATGCCCGGAATCAAGCACCACCCAGTCGCCGATGGACAGGGTGTCTTCGATGATGATGAACAGCCCGGTAATCACGTCCTGCACCAGTTGCTGGGAACCAAAACCGATTGCCAGGCCGATGACCCCGGCACCGGCCAGGAACGGCGCGACGTTAATGCCCAGGTTGGCCATGGTGGTGATCGCGCAAATCACCACCAGGATGATTTTGATCGCGTTGCGCAGCAGTGGCAGGATGGTTTTCACCCGCGTGCTCGGCTGGCGCGCCGAGCGCTTGTTGGCCGGTGGTTTCAGGGCCTCCTGTATCGCCGTGTCGAGCAAGACCCAGACCATCCAGGTCACCAGCAGGATCAGCCCGATGTGGCTCAGGGAATCACTGATCGCCCGGCCCACGGCATTGCTCACCGCGAATTCGAACAGCGACACACCCCAGATCCGCCCGAGGATATCGATGAACACGATGGCCATGCCGATACGCAACAAGGCATGGGACAGATTGAGAAAGCGCTCCTTGTAGGCGCTGCTGCGGCGCAGGTCCGCTTCGCTGCGCGCCTTGAACAAATGATGCAGCGTGGTGCTGAGGAATACCGTGGCAATCAGCAACACCGTGGTGAACAAGGCGCTGCGCAGGACTCTCTGGTTGTCCGCCCCGGCGCCGATCAGGTTGATGATCGAGACCATCACCATCAACAGAATCGGCCAATACCAGAGCCCGGAAAATATCCGCAGGGTTTCACGCAATGCCGGTTGGCTGAGGCGTTGGGCCAGCGGCAGGATGCGGATGACCTGGGCTACCGGGCGACGCATGCGGATCACCAGCAAGCCGAAGGAAATCGACGCTGCCAACCCGGTGAACACGGCGATGCTGCTGGTGAGGTTGCTGCCCAGTTGATGGGCGATCTGCGGACTGGTCAGGGCATCGCTCAAGGCCACCAGAAAGCCGATAACGAACAAGGGACGGGGACTCTTCTCGCGAATGATCTGCACCGCCCGCCGCTTGTGCCCGGCATTGAACACCACCACCAGCGACAGCATCAATGACGCAGCAAATATCCCCGCGCTAGCGGCATAAGCCAGACACAGCGCCAGCGCCCGTCCCGCCGATATCGGCAAAAACTGGCTGGCATAAATCGTCAGCGGCAGACTGACCACCGCCGGAAGGGTGTAGGGCAGTACGTAACCGAGCAACGCCTGGCCCCGTTCACGACTGAGCAGCAGACGATGTTCGCACAGGCGCCTGACGGCCATCCGCCCAAGCAGCCACAGACAGGCAAACACGGCCACCCACACGCAGGTCAGCAGCAGGAAATCGCCGGCAACGCTCCAGGGCGAACGGGCCGATGGCTGATTGACCAACTGATCCACTTCATCGGCCGCGCGGTCGGCACGCAGGCGCCAGACGTCGACGAGGTTTTCGTTGAGATCGAGTTTGCTCTGGACCTCGTCGATGCTCGAGCTGATGGCACCGAGCAAGCCGCCCTGTACCAGCGGTTCGGGGTGCGCCGGCGGCGTCGCGGCGGTCGCGGCGGCCGGCAACCCCGGTATCGCGGCGGCCTCCAGTTGCTCGCTACCCACGAACAGTAACGCTCCCAGCAATATCGCCGTCTTGAGCCTGATCAAAGCACCCGCTCCTTTGGCTGTGTCTGTAAGAAACTGATCGAGAAATGCCGGGCAGGTTCGGATATTGCCCGCAGATAAGAGGAAGGCAATGCTCTATGTGGCGAGGGGGCTCGCCCCCGTTGGGGTGCGAAGCTCCCCCAAAACCTCCTGGTCGAATTCATCTGATACACCGCATGCAATGGATTCACGACTGCTGTGCAGCCGAACGGGGGCAAGCCCCCTCGCCACAAGTATGCACCGGCCATCGCGATATTTGATCTACACGCAAATATCAAATGTCCATCCCTGTATTTTTCTGAACGAGCCAAATCCCGACACTGCGCTCCATCGAATCAATCTCCGGAGAGTCGTTGATCCTCGCACGGATCGGCACCGGCCGGGCTCACGGGGTGTTTTTCTTGATCGGCTCGACCATCGCCACCAGTCTAGTGCCGAAGGAAAAAGCCGCCAGCGCGATCGCCATCATGTTCACCGGCCTCACCTCGGCCCGGTCTATGCCGAGAGTTCAACGCCAATCATTGCCGGTCACGGCCCCCCCTGTAGGAGCCGGCTTGCCGGCGATGGCGGCGGAACAGTCGACATGGAAGTGACTAACACAGCGCTTTCGCCAGCAAGCCGGCTCCTACAGAACCGGCAAGGCGTACCGTCCGTACCGACGCCGAAACTTTCGCCGTTGCCCCGTAGTCATCCCAAGACAGGGTAGGCAGACCGGAGAAGGCAACATGGCGGCGATTCATATCGGTATTTCAGGCTGGCGCTATGTGCCCTGGCGGGGAGACTTCTACCCCAAGGGCCTGATCCAGAGGCGCGAATTGCAATTCGCCTCCCGGGCGGTCAACAGCATCGAAATCAATGGATCGTTCTACGCCCTGCAACGGCCCGAACGTTATGCGCAGTGGTATGGCGAAACCCCGGCGGGTTTCGTCTTCAGCGTAAAAGCCCCGCGCTTCATTACCCACATCAGGCGCCTGCGTGACATCCACAAGCCTCTGGCGAATTTCTTCGCTTCCGGGGTTCTGGAACTGAAAGAAAAACTCGGCCCGATCCTCTGGCAGTTTCCACCCAGTTTCAAATTCGATGCCGAACTGTTCGAAACCTTCCTCGACCAATTGCCCCGCGAAACTGAAAAGGCCGCCACCCTGGCCCGCCAGCACGATGCCCACGTCAATGGCCACGCCAGCCTGAAAGCTTACACAAAGCAGCCCTTGCGCCATGCCGTGGAAATCCGTCACGAGAGCTTTGTCGATCCGCTGTTCGTGCGCTTGCTCAAGCGCTACAACACGGCACTGGTCATCGCCGACACCGCAGGCAAATGGCCGTACCGCGAGGACATCACCAGCGACTTCGTCTACCTGCGCCTGCATGGCGCCGAGGAACTCTACGCCAGCGGTTATACCCCGCAAGCACTGAAGCGCTGGGGCGAGCGGATCGAAGCCTGGCATCACGGACAACAACCGGACGATCCACAATTGATCGCGCCCCGGCAAAAACCCAAGGCGTGCAAGTCCCGGGAAGTGTTCCGCTATTTCGATAACGACAGCAAAGTCCGCGCGCCCTTTGATGCACGCCTTTTGCTGGAGCGTCTGCACCTCGACAAAAACCTCGCCACCGTCCCCGGCAAACCTGCCGCCGAAGGTGCGTTGCCATGAGCATTCCCGAGCCGGTCGGCGTCACGGATGAACAGACGCCCATCAACACGACGGTGCGCCGCTTCACGGTGCTGACGGTCAACACCCATAAAGGATTCACCGCACTCAACCGGCGTTTCATCCTGCCGGAACTGCGTGAAGCGGTGCGCAGCGTATCTGCCGATGTGGTGTTTTTGCAGGAAGTCCACGGCACCCACGAACTGCACCCCAAGCGCTACACCAATTGGCCGGCGATGCCGCAATACGAGTTCCTCGCCGACACCCTCTGGCCGCAGTTCGCCTATGGCCGCAATGCGGTGTATCCGACGGGCGATCACGGTAATGCGTTGCTGTCGAAATTCCAGATCATCCGCCACGACAACCTCGACGTGTCCATCAGCGGCCACGAGAACCGCGGGCTCTTGCATTGCGTGTTGCGTTTGCCCGGCGACGGCCGGGAGGTGCATGCGATTTGCGTGCACCTTGGGCTGCGCGAAAGCCATCGCATCGCGCAACTGAAACTGCTTGCCCAACGCCTGGATGCCGTGCCCGGCGATGCCCCGGTGATTGTCGCCGGGGACTTCAACGACTGGCGCCAGCGCGCCGATGCAGTGCTCAAACCCAGTGGCCTGCGTGAAGTCTTCGCCGCGCAGCATGGAAAACCGGCACGCAGTTTTCCCGCGCGCTTGCCGGCATTGCGCCTGGACCGCATTTACGTGCGCAACCTCAAGGCCAGCCATCCGCAAGTACTGACCTCCCGACCCTGGTCGCACCTTTCCGACCACGTCCCGCTGTCGGTGGAGATCGAGCTATGAGCAGCCAGTCGATGGAAAAAACCACGCTGCAACATATCCCTGCCCCGCCGACCCGCGAGCCGACAGCGGTCGATGTCGAATATGGCTGGCAAGGCAGCAACCGGGTCGAGTTGCTGGAAAATGGCGAGGAGTACTTTCCCCGGGTGTTTGAAGCCCTGCGCAGGGCGCAAAGTGAAATCCTGCTGGAAACCTTCATTTTGTTTGAGGATAAGGTCGGCAATGAGCTGCAACAGATATTGATCGAAGCCGCCCAGCGCG contains:
- a CDS encoding mechanosensitive ion channel family protein, which translates into the protein MIRLKTAILLGALLFVGSEQLEAAAIPGLPAAATAATPPAHPEPLVQGGLLGAISSSIDEVQSKLDLNENLVDVWRLRADRAADEVDQLVNQPSARSPWSVAGDFLLLTCVWVAVFACLWLLGRMAVRRLCEHRLLLSRERGQALLGYVLPYTLPAVVSLPLTIYASQFLPISAGRALALCLAYAASAGIFAASLMLSLVVVFNAGHKRRAVQIIREKSPRPLFVIGFLVALSDALTSPQIAHQLGSNLTSSIAVFTGLAASISFGLLVIRMRRPVAQVIRILPLAQRLSQPALRETLRIFSGLWYWPILLMVMVSIINLIGAGADNQRVLRSALFTTVLLIATVFLSTTLHHLFKARSEADLRRSSAYKERFLNLSHALLRIGMAIVFIDILGRIWGVSLFEFAVSNAVGRAISDSLSHIGLILLVTWMVWVLLDTAIQEALKPPANKRSARQPSTRVKTILPLLRNAIKIILVVICAITTMANLGINVAPFLAGAGVIGLAIGFGSQQLVQDVITGLFIIIEDTLSIGDWVVLDSGHAGTVEGLTIRTLRLRDGKGFVHSVPFGQIKAVTNQSRQFAYAFFSVQFTYDTDVDKAIELIREAGHSISNDPFLRYNLQGPLDVFGVDRMDLNGVVLTAQFRTVSGGQYAVSRAFNQRLKKLVDNSPWVHFAQTYPQQALVPRHPVEAPPEIEPEHAAVLMPDRPRSQ
- a CDS encoding DUF72 domain-containing protein, which produces MAAIHIGISGWRYVPWRGDFYPKGLIQRRELQFASRAVNSIEINGSFYALQRPERYAQWYGETPAGFVFSVKAPRFITHIRRLRDIHKPLANFFASGVLELKEKLGPILWQFPPSFKFDAELFETFLDQLPRETEKAATLARQHDAHVNGHASLKAYTKQPLRHAVEIRHESFVDPLFVRLLKRYNTALVIADTAGKWPYREDITSDFVYLRLHGAEELYASGYTPQALKRWGERIEAWHHGQQPDDPQLIAPRQKPKACKSREVFRYFDNDSKVRAPFDARLLLERLHLDKNLATVPGKPAAEGALP
- a CDS encoding endonuclease/exonuclease/phosphatase family protein; the encoded protein is MSIPEPVGVTDEQTPINTTVRRFTVLTVNTHKGFTALNRRFILPELREAVRSVSADVVFLQEVHGTHELHPKRYTNWPAMPQYEFLADTLWPQFAYGRNAVYPTGDHGNALLSKFQIIRHDNLDVSISGHENRGLLHCVLRLPGDGREVHAICVHLGLRESHRIAQLKLLAQRLDAVPGDAPVIVAGDFNDWRQRADAVLKPSGLREVFAAQHGKPARSFPARLPALRLDRIYVRNLKASHPQVLTSRPWSHLSDHVPLSVEIEL